CGAGAATCCGAGCGCCATCTCATCCACGGAAGGCGGGAAAAATGCCCGGCCGCCGGTTGCCTCAGCCATTTTTTGCAGGACATCGTCCCCCTTGCCGCGGCTTGGAGTCCAGTTGGTGCTGATGGCGTAGATAATCGTCTCGGACCGCTGGCACATCTTGATCGCATCATCGACGTAGGCCCGGCTCTGGTTGTCATTTCCGTCGGAAACCAGCACCATCGCCCGGCGGACTGGTTCCTGGCCGCGCGAGACATCCAAAAGCTTGTCGCGACACGCCGTATACACCGCATCGAAGAGCGCAGTTCCACCGCCCGGTCGCAACTTGTTCACACCTGTCTGAAGGGCATCCAGGTTGTTGGTCCAGTCCTGCGTAACGTCCGGCGTCGAATCGAACCCCATCACGAACGCTCGATCGCTCCTGGACTTGACCACTCCGAGCAGAAACTCCGTCGCAGACTGCTGCTCGAACTGGAAGCGCGAACGGATCGAGGTACTGGCGTCGATCACAATTCCCACCCGCAACGGCAGATTGGTCTGCTGCGTAAACGAAGAAATTCTCGCCGGAGCTTTCTGATCGTCGAGCAGGGCGAAGTCGCTCTGTTTCAGATTTGGAATAAATCGCCCGTGTTTATCTGTAACCGTAAAGATCAAATTGACTTCGTTGACCGAAGTCACAATCTTGAATGCAGAATCGTCCGAGCTTCCGGTCTGGGATGCGGGCGCCTGTCCCTGACCCTGGGTTTGACTCTGACCCGTCTGACCGCCCGTCGCCGGAGTTTTTGGCGTCGCGCTCGGCGGCGGTGTGGTGGCAGGCTGCTGCGCGACCATCCAATTGGGGAAGGAAAAACCAAGGGTGCATGCCAATACGGCTGCGGAAATCCATTGTCTGCTCATGGCTAAGTCCATTCTATCAATCCTCGGCGCGTCCGCTTCCTACAGGCCGTTCCTCTGTGACCGGGGTGCGCAACCTTGCCAGAAACTCGTCCAGCTCCCTGGGCAGCGGCGACGTCAGTCGAATCTCTTTCCCGGTGATCGGGTGCGAAAACTCAAGCTCTGAGGAATGCAGGAAGTTCCGCTCCAGCTTCAGCACCTCTCGCGCAGCCTTCCGTGTCGTGCTCAACGGTAGCGCGATAATCTTCGCCGGAGCTCCGTAGAGCGTATCTCCCACCACCGGATGCGAGATCGACGCCATGTGCACTCGAATCTGGTGCGTACGCCCGGTTTCGATTCGCACCCGTGTCAGCGTGAAGGCCCCGAAACGCGTCTCCAGCCTCTCGACCACCCGGTAGTGCGAAACCGCGTGCCGCGTGCCGTCCAGCCTGCGCGTCGTCATCCTCGTCCGGCGGACCGAATCGCGGCTGATCGGAGCTTGAATGGTTGCTCCATCCTCGGGCAGAACCCCCTGCACCAGAGCCACATAGGTTTTCGTGATCTTCCGCGAAGCGAACATCTCGGCCAGCGCCTCATGCGCGGCGTCGTTCTTCGCAATGATGATCAGCCCGCTGGTTTCCTTGTCCAACCGGTGCACAATTCCCGGCCGGAGTTCGCCGCCGACGGTCGAGAGCGTGGCGAAGCGATGCAGCAGCGCATTGACAAGCGTTCCGCCGCTGCGCGCCTCATCAGTCGCGCCAGACCCGGCGTGGACCATCATCCCGGCAGGTTTGTTCACGACCGCCAGATCGTCGTCTTCGTAGACGATCTCCAGCGGAATGTCTTCCGCCCGCGCCTCCAGCGGAGTCACCTGTTGCTGGCCGGTCACCACCACGTGCTCGCCGCCGCGCAGTTTCAGCGAGGCCTTCTCGCGCTTGCCTTCTACCAGCACGTCGCCCTGCTCCACCAGTTGCTGCACTCGCGACCGGCTCACGCCGCTCAACTGCCCGGCCAGGAACTGGTCCAAACGCCAACCCGCAGCCTCGATCGGCACCAAAAGCGACTCCATTTCAGACATTACGAACCTTCCCTGCCGCTGGAATGAGCGATCGCCAGTCAATCAGCACCACTCCGCCCAACAGCACCATCCCCAAGCCTACCAGTTGAGGGATATCAGCCAGCCCCGCAAAAACAACACCGCGCCCCTCCCAGTCCCGAAATATCTCGGTCACAAACAGGATCAATCCGGCACCCACAAACCAGACACCCGTCGCATCTCCCTTGCGTCGCGACAAAAACAGCCAGCAACACGCGATTGCTGCCAGGAGCAAAGCTCCAATGGCCGCGTACGCCTGCACGGGGTACAGCGGAACGCCCAGCGGAGTTCCACTCCATCGCGCTGCAAGCTCGTTCGAATAGGTAATAGCGGCGAACACAGAAGAAGACGCACTATCGCGCCCAAAGTCACTACCGGCCAGAAGCGCGCCAACCTGTTCCGCCGCCATTCCGACGGAAAGCGGAGCAACCAGGCAATCCGTCACGGCCCGCAGAGGCAATTTTGCCCAGCGCACATACCCCCACACAGCCGCCGTGCCTCCGCCGATCCCGACCGCGGCCAGCAGAGGATGATGCACCATCGCAACCGCCAGCAACCACGACGGATGCTTCCTCAGATCGCTCAGATTCATCGCGATCAGCACCAGCCGCGAGACCGCAAGCGACGCAAAGACTGCAAGGACGACTATGTTCCAGGCATGTCGAGGGTTCAATCCAGCTCTCTGCGCCGTGAACTGCGCCAGCCACAACGCCAGCAATACTCCCAGTGCCGCGCAAGCCCCATAGCTGGGAACCACGAGCGGACCGATTTGAAACAACACGGGATGCATCAGGAGGTGTTGGCGAGAGCACACGGCGACGACTGCGATGTGCCTTCCTCGTCTAGAACCGGATAATCAAGAGCCAAAAGGCAAGTAAAGACCGACCCACTGGGCCGTGAGCCAATGCGCTGGTGAACCCGTCCTAAGACGGCGGGACTCTCCGCGGTTCATTAGGCATCCCGGACTGGCGGGCACTGCACACAGAACCGATTTTTCGAGTCGAGTCCCTGTTCAATGAATGTTGGTTCAACCAGCGTTAACCAACTCACCTGCTTTGCAGGCCGGTCTCTAAGCTGGATGCTAGGGCATTCGGCTCAGATTGGCAAGCGCCAAGGCCAGAAGCACCATTTACATCGACTGCGCGTCAAAGCCCCGCTCAGCCGCGCCGATTTGTCAAGCCGGTCAAACTGGCCAAGCCGACCCTGGCGCCGCCTCCCGCATCGGTCTCAACGTGAACTTATCTATCTATGCCCGCCTCCACGATGCGCCTGCATCAGCTGCGACTGTTCCAACTCCTTCACATCCAGTACACCGTCGTGATTGACATCCAGCCGATCGAACTCGGCGCTCATGAAATCCATGAATTCCTTCTTCGACACCGTGCCGCTCTTGTCCGCATCGATCAACACCAGAAGCCTTTTCGCTTCAAACTCGCCTGCTGCAACTGGTTGCGACTGCGGCGTAAAGGCCGGCGCACTCTGACTTCCCGCTTGCGCCGCCGCACCCGCTGTTTTCACCAGAGCGCCGACTGCAAATACCGCGGCCAGAGCGGCGGCCAGCCCCAACGTCTGTGTCCTCGTAAGCATCTCACCCTCCAGCCTTTGGCGCGGTTCGCTAACTCGCCGCCCAGCCAAAAACGTTACGACGCCGAGGAGTATACACCTTGGAAAATCATCGAGTCTGTGGCGATAGAAAATTCCGAAATAAAGGCCCTGTTCTCACTTGTGAGCGCCCACAAGAGAAAAGCCAGCCCTCATTTGCGTGAGCTGGCTCAAACTCATTCGGCTGTGACTCTCGGCTTACGCGACCTTCCCGGCGATGCTTTGCGCAATTCCCGCCGCAATCGGCACCTCGAATCGCCTGCCCTGGTATGCCATAACCATCAGCACAATCCAGGCGGCGAGCGTGATCAACGAGAGCGCCAGCGAAATCAAGCCCTCAACCGCGAAGAAACCGTAGTGATAGCTGCCAATAAACGCAAATCCAAGCACGACCCGAAGCACGAACAGCGTGCCAAAGACCACAATGGATTGCGCCGCGTGAAAGCGCACAAACGGCCGCTTGTCGACCAGCAGCATGATGATTCCGGTCAGCCAGCCAAGCACGTAACACAACAGGCCTGCTACGTTTTCCTGCAATCCGCTTGTGGCCGGTTGAGTGGGGTATGGAGGGTATTGCGGAGGGTACGGTGGCGGAGGAGCGGCCGCGCCTACGGGAGCACCACATTGAGGACAGAAGGCAACTCCATCATTGACTTGCGATCCACATTTGCTGCAAAAAGCCACAACTTGCCTGCTTTCCGGCATCCTCAATACCCAAACCGAATCTGCCAGAGACGGCTCTTGCGATATCGGCTGCCGAAGGTTTTTTGAAATGCTGGCCAAACGCTACCGCAAGGGTTCAATTCAGTCAATCAAAAAGAAAATTCGATCTATAAATGCGGCATCGTCTTGCGCCTGTATCCGATTCTTCGGGATTCATCTCTCCCCAGCATGCGATTTGCCTCAAGGTTCTCACCACTTCAACGCCCATTGGATATCTCAAATTAAAGAATTCTAGTCACCTGCCGATAAGTGATGCGCGGGCTCAGTCGTTGCACCGCACCAGCAACGCCTGACCGGATGCGCTGCTTTCTCTCAAACTAAATCTGTAGAATCGGAAACTTTCAATGATCGCTTCCTATCACCTGAATCTGGTCGCACTTTCACTCGTTGTTGCCATTCTCGCCTCGCACACGGCGCTCGATGTTTCACGGCGGGTCAGCGCAATCCGGCAAGCAGGGCGGCCGCATCATCTCTGGCTCATCGGTGGTTCGACTGCAATGGGTATCGGCATCTGGTCGATGCACTTTATTGGCATGCTCGCCGTTTCGATGTCAATGCAAGTCGGATACGACCCTGGAGTTACGGCCTATTCTCTGTTGATCGCAATCGTAGTCTCCTGCCTGGCGTTGTATGTTGTGGTAAACCACAACAGGCTCTCGCGAACCGCGTTCCTGGGCGGCGGAATCCTGATGGGTCTCGGCATCGCCTGCATGCACTATACCGGCATGGCCGCGATGCAAATGCGTCCAGCCATCCGATATGATCCGTGGCTCTTCGCCGCATCGGTTTTGATTGCGATCCTGGCGTCCTGGGCCGCTTTGTGGATCGCGTTTTCGCTGCGTAACCCCGATCAGAGCCATTTCCTTCTCAAGCGGATCATGGCTGCTGTGGTTATGGGGTTCGCCATCGCCGGCATGCACTACACCGGCATGAGCGCCATGGCGCTTTCCAGCGGAACAATCTGCCTTGCCGCTCATGGCATCGACCAGGAGCACCTAGCGCTGGCAGTCGCAGCAGGCACGCTCACCGCATTCGGACTTGCATTTTTGTTCTTCCTGCTCGAGATGCGGTTTTCTCTGGTTGCGCTTGATCCGCTGACTGGACTGCATAATCGCGCAACTTTCATGAAACGCATGGAATGCGCGATCAGGTCTTCCCGCCATACCGGCCGGCCAGTCGCCCTGATGTTCCTGGACCTCGACGGATTCAAGTTAGTGAATGATTCGTTCGGGCACATGGTGGGCGACATGGTGCTCAAAGCATTCTCGCAACACTTGAGAAGGTGCACCCGCAGCAGCGACATCCTGGCGCGGATCGGCGGCGATGAATTCGTGATGTTGATTCCAGATCTGCACGAGGCAGGTAACGTAGCCTCCGTAGCTGCAAACATTACGTCCCGGCTGCAAGACTGCGTCCTCAAAGGGGGCGCTTCCGTGAGGGTGACCACTTCGATTGGCATTGCAATATTTCCGCAGGATGGCGAATCGGCCGAACTCCTTCTCAAACATGCCGACATTGCAATGTATGCTGCAAAGGATAAGGGCCGGAACGGCTATTGTCTTTTCAAGCCCGACATGAGCGAGGCCGCGGATCGCGTCCTAAGTATTCAGCGCGGTCTCGATGAGGCAATCGAAAGGAAGCAGTTATCTCTGCACTTTCAGGCGCTATTCGATAGCTCGACGCGAGCCATTGCCAGCGCCGAAGCGCTTCTGCGCTGGAAACATCCCGATATGGGCGATATCTCTCCGGCCGAATTTATCCCGATCGCAGAACGCTCCGGCCAGATCATTCCAATCGGCAAATGGGTCATACGCGAGGCGTGCGATCACTTGCGGCGATGGACCCGCGCAGGATTACCGAGCGTAAAGCTTGCCATTAACCTGTCTCCACACCAGTTGAGTCAGCCGAACTTCGTGGAGATGGTTCACGCCATCTTTGTCGAAAGCGCAGTCTCTCCCCATCAGGCTATCTTTGAGATCACCGAAACCGTCGCTATGCAAGACGCGGAAAAGACCACAGGAATCATCCACCACTTTCAATCGCTGGGCTTCGATATAGCGATTGACGATTTCGGCACCGGCTATTCCAGTCTTGCGTATCTTCAGCAATTTCGTTCAAAGCAGCTCAAGATGGATCGATTCTTTACCCACGGCCTCGATAGTCATGGGGACGAAGGAGTAGCTCTGGTGTCTGCAATTATCGCGCTCGCGCATTCGTTGAAGATAAATGTCGTTGCCGAAGGCGTAGAAACCAGGACACAGTTAGCTCGACTGCAGAGTCTCGCATGTGATCAGTTGCAGGGTTTTCTCCTCGCCAGACCTCTGAATGCAGCCGACTTCGAAGACCTTCTCCGCTGCCGGACAGCCGATCATCATGTGATCGAGTTTCACGCCAGGCCGTCCGATCAGAACGGGATGAAAGACAAGACCGCCTGATTTCCCGCAAGGTCGGCCATAATCAATCCGTAATCGATCCTAAAAAGCCAGCACTTCGCGCGGAACAGCAATCTGCCCCGCGCGAGAGCTGCGCTCACTTTCTATAAAACTTTCTAGTGCTGATTAAACATAGCCTTTACGTCGGAATGTAACTGTTCGCGGCTCGCCGGACGGGTGTAGAACATATGCCCGCCGGGATACTCGCGCACCGCTACGCGCGCAGGATCGCCCATCACCGGCATCTGATCCACCGTAAGCACCGATCCCATAAACGGGCAGGAAAGATCGTTCCAGCCGTGTACGATCAACACCCGCAGCTTTGGATCGGCAGCCACTGCCTCGCGCAGGTCAGGCACCGAACCCTTGCGTAGATCGTCGCCACGATCCCATTGACGGTTGACGTCATACGAGAGCGCGTTGTAGCGAGCATCTATCTTCCAACCAACGGTTCGAGTTACAAAATCCACCATGGCCGTTGTAGTTGGTGCAATGATGCTGGCAAGAATCGGATCATTCGCCCGTTGGTCCGGAGCAAACGGAAAAGGATCGAAGGAGGTTACATTTGAGTCGTATACCGAACTAAGTTTGCCTTCTTCGCGATGGGCCTCTCGCAGATAAGCTCCCGTCTCGAGGCGTCCGCCGGAATACTTTACAAAAGCGGGGTCCAGCCCGGTAAGGTCCGTGACTTTCTTGATCAGCCGCGGAGTCGCCTCCGGGTCGCTGTGTCCCTTTAAGAGATCCGTCGCATATTCCCCCTGCGTATAGGCGATAACATCCGCCATCGCCGCTGGCGTCAGCTTGCCTTCCCGCTCCAGGTGCGCAGCCGTAATTGAAGGCAAGGTTACCATCCAGGGAATCGGAGACAGGTCGCCGTTATCATCCTGCGCCGGGTTCAGATATGGCGAAACCAGCACAACGCCATTCATCGCAACCCCTAACTGAGATTGCAGAAAATGAGTAATCCTTGGCCCGCGAAATCCGCCATAACTCTCGCCAACCAGGTACTTCCGAGAGGCGAGGCGGTCGTTCTTAACCAGCCAGTCGTAGATAACTCGCGAAAGATACTCGATATCTGGAGTTGTCGAGTAGAACTGCTTCTTGGTCTCCTCGGGCGAGACAAGCGAACGGCTGAAACCCGTTCCAACAGGGTCAATAAACACCAGGTCGGTGAAATCCAGCCAGGTGCCGGGATTGTCATTCAGCGTTGCCGGATCGGACGGGCTGTCGCCTTCGTTGCCGACTTTGAGTGTCTTGGGACCGATGGCGCCAAAGTTCAGATACACCGACGACGCGCCCGGTCCGCCATTCAGAGCAAATGTCACAGGACGGTTGCTGCCTTCCGCGACGTATGAGGTGAAGACAACCTCACCGCTCGTCTTGCCGTCCTTATCGCGCACCGGCAGCGTACCCACAGTCACGGTGTATTTCAGCGGCTTGCCATCGAAATCAATGCTTTGCTGCACATGAGCGTCAGCCGGCAACGGCGGCAAGGCATTCTTGTCACTTGCTCCCGAAGCGCCCTTGTCCTTGTCGGTGGCGGGTGCCTTGTCTTTGTCCGCCTGCGCGGATGCGGAGGTTGAAAGGAATGGAAAGCCGAGGCCTGCGACGAGAATCAAGGCGCTCAAGACTGGCATTTTGCGGTTCCGAAAGCGGGAAATCTTCATAGAAATACGATATATTGCTGCCCCCGAGAGACGGTGCTCAGACCTCGATCGAGCTGAAACTGGATCGAGGCCTGGAACCGGAATGCGTGCTGGCCGGGTTGCATCAGGCAGCGCGGCGGCGGCGGCCGCTCAGCAGGTAGATCGCCGCTCGAAGTTCAAGCAGCGGGTCGTCGGAGGGTTCGATTCCGTCGACGCGCGGGATCGGATCAAAGATGATGTGCTTCTGCTCTGCCGCGTCGTCGCCGACCTTCTCTGTCAGCTCAAGCGATCCAATCTCAAGGATCTCGCGGTCTGCCGGCCAATGAATCGTAGCGTTGTTCACTTCATCGCCTTCGTTGGCCAGTTGAACCGCAATCCTGAACCGGATTGGAGCTTTGGCAACCCGTTCGTCGAGTTCGGCGAAGAGGTAATTCGCAGACTTCGCCGCGGCAGCTTCCGCGCTCACGTGGTCGTTTCCGGCTTCTGGAATGATCCTGTAACGCCCATGGCGGCTGGCCCCATTTGTATTGAGAAAGCGCATCGCCGTAACCCCGTAGTAGGTTTCGCGGGCAAAGCTTGAGGGAGCCGGCTTGGGCGTCTGAACAAAGGCCAGTGCCGTGGGGTGGCCGCCGAGGTATACCTCGATGGGGTTCGGGTGCGGAGAGTCGGGCTTGGTGGACGCGAGTGCGCGAAGAAATTCGAGAAATTCGGCGCCAGTGTGGGTCGGAAATCCATCGGTTGAGTGGCTGACGATATCGGTGTGAACCCGTTCGGCGAGATGAAATCGAACAGCAAGTCCGCGCGGATCGGCATTGGGATCGTTGTCAGGAATCAGCAGAACTCCCGTGGAGTTTGAGAACCGCACCGATACAGGCGTAGATTCCCGCGTGAAATGCGGCGCCCGTGAAAGAGATGCGGCAGCCGGCGCGGGATGAAAGATCCCTTTGAGCATCATGCCTTTGGCGTGAGCGGGCCGTAAACCCGGATTGAGGCCAAAGATCTGGTCGAATTGTTGGAGAAGGTCATTGGCAAGGGCTAGCAGCTTTTCATCGTTGGGAAGTGGCATACCGAAACGTCTCCTGATGTTGGGTGGAGTATTGGGTAAGTGCGTGGAAGGGTATCTGCCGTCTTGACAGTATCTAAGAGGCACAAGTCTGACTTGTCAATACGGGGCACTGGCCTGGGCGGTGGTTCGGGCACCGAATCGAGAAATCGTAGTCCGACACCCCTGTCAATGGGGTTCTCGGCGAATTTGATTGCAGACTCGAATGCGAACCGTCAGACTGGATTCGGTTTCGGAGTTCCGGGAACGATCAGGGGGCTGCGACGATTCCGTAATGCAAGTGAGCATACCCAGTGACAAACGCGGCAATCATCGATGCGGATGCAGATCAGGCGCCACACAAAGCACACTCACCCAGTTATTTTCTGGAAGCGCTTGAGGACGCCGAGCGATTACTGAAATATGCCGCTGAAATGGGTGTAGATGTCATCCCGGAAACCCGGTCCGCGATTCTGCGCGCCAGAGTCACCCATTCCAGCGGATGGACGGAAGAAGTCGCAGCGGATCTTCTGCTCGCGCTCACAAGCTTGGCCGCCAGGCTCAAGCCTGTGACTGCATCCAGCCTGGAAGCATGCCATTCCGAGACCCGCCCAACCATGCGGACCTATCTGGTTTGGGCCTTTATCCTGTCTGCGATCATCATTCCCGCTTCGATCCTGATGTTTGTCACAGCGAGTATCTCCGACGCGATCCGCACCGACATCACAACCGCCAACGCTCTGACCGTCAAACTCACCTCAGAACTGGGTCCTCCGCCGCGAAGTGACGTCGGGGCCAGCACAGAGATTGCAGAGCTTCAAGAATACGCCGCGACAGTCCGGTCGATTTACGCTCGTGCCCGAAGGCTGAACCGGATCGTCTTCCCTCACGTTGCGGTTCCCCCGCCGCTAGTACCTCCCGCAGGAAACGAGGCTGAACGCGCCGACTACCTGAAGAAAAAATTCGAGCTCAGCATCCCCCTCACGGACCTGCCAGCCGAACGGGACAACATTGCCGTCACTTACCAGGATGTCCGCTTTTTCGCGCAAAACATCATGAGCGACACCTCGACCTTCTATGGTGCGTTGAACTCCTGCATTCTTCCGATCCTCTACGCATTGCTGGGAACCTGCGCCTACCTGCTTCGAACTTTCGAAGATCAGATGAGCAACCGAACTTTTATTCCGTCCTCCGCAAATTCCGCCCGCTTTGTGATCGCGGCAATTGGCGGAACGGTGATCGGCCTGTTCAGTGGGTTCACGGCGCAGGCCAACGCATCTCCCTTAGCATTAGCCTTCCTCGTCGGATACGCTGTGGAGGTTTTCTTCACGTTTCTCGAAAGCCTGATCAAATCATTTACGAGAACCACCTCGCCCCCGGCCACTCCAAATCCCTAGAGGCTGGTTGGATCCCTCCGTTGTCGGCGCAATGCACTTTTCGCGAGTTGTTGCTGGCGGAGCCGATACAATTGGGCTGTTCCCTAAGCTGTCGCAGTTCCTAAATTCGCTGGAGGACCGTCTTGATCGGTACAAACTATAAATGTGAAATTTGTGGCGAAGAGAGTTCGGCGCCGATGCGCTGGTTCGTGATTCACTGCAGCGATTCCAACCTGGGAATCTTCAAGTGGGATCACGTCGAGGCCGAGAAACCGCAGTCCCTGCACTTTTGCGGCGAGGGCCACGCGCAGGTCTACATCAGCCGCTGGTTCGAGTCGTTTTGCAGCTCTTCGGTGAGGCTAGGCGGTAGGTGACGTCCACAGCGACTCACCCTGCGGGAAATACCCGCATGGGCAAGAAATAACAAAGAGATCAGGAGCCTGGATCAAGAACCGGTCTTGCGCTCCTCGTCCAGAACCGTGTCCAGCAAACCCCGCAGGTTAATGGCGCGGATATGCAGGCTGGCGGACTCGGCCGCGTCGAGCGAGCCCTCCAGCTTGAGCAGCCGGTCTTCAGCGCGCGCCAACTCGTCCGCCAGATTGAGCGCGGCAAGCACAGCGACCCGGAGCGAATCGGCGGTACGCCCCGTCGAGGCGACCGCACGCATTCGAGCATCGACCCGCGCAGCAAGACGCTGCACCTGTACGTTATCCGGACCGGAGAGGTGGTAAGTCTGGTCATAGATTTCGACGGTCACGTATGACTGCTCCGACTTGGCCGCTGGATGGCTGGGTGCTTTGCCGAAAGGCTTGTTGCGTTGGACCATAACTTCTCCCTAGAGTTCCAGGGCGTCAAGTTGACTCAGCAGGCGCTCGACGCGCTGGCGAACCTGTTCGCGTTCGATTCGCAGCGAGTCCACTTCCTGCTGCAATCGCTCGACCGCAGGATGTTCAACCGCTAACTGAGCTTCAAGAGCGACAGCACGCTCTTCTGCGGCAGCGCGAGCCTGGCGCTCGTTGCGAACTAGATTGACCGCGCGAAAGACCCGCTCCTCCAGAGCCGCAAAATCGTCGACAGAGAGCACCGACAGCGGTTGAGAATCTGCTTCGGCAGCCGTATTGGACTGCGAAACAGGCTGCGCCTGCTGGGTGGCTGGCTCAAGGGCCGGTTGAATCACCGGATCAGTGGCCGGATGAACGGCCGGCTCACTGGCGCCCGACGCCACGACCGTGCCGAGCTCACTGGAAAACGGCCCCTGCACTGGTTCATGCCCGAGCTCTTCGGATGCAGTTTCAAGCGCCTCAGCCGAGAAATCCTCATCCGCCTCGTAAGGCGGCTCATCGGAAACTTCCTCCAACACATCCTCGGAGGCCAAATAGGCCATTTCCTCGGGATCAGGACCGGGAAAACCAATCGGTTCTTCAAACATAGATTCCTGGGTTGCCGACGGATGCTCCGTCGCTTGGCCCATGGGCAGTAATGCCATAAATTCCTCCGCACAGCTCAGCGGCTCGACCTAGAAAAGCCGCACCGCCTTGCCGCGAGTATATTCCTGTTGGACGTGGAAAACAGCCTACGAGCGCA
This portion of the Acidicapsa acidisoli genome encodes:
- a CDS encoding VWA domain-containing protein, translating into MSRQWISAAVLACTLGFSFPNWMVAQQPATTPPPSATPKTPATGGQTGQSQTQGQGQAPASQTGSSDDSAFKIVTSVNEVNLIFTVTDKHGRFIPNLKQSDFALLDDQKAPARISSFTQQTNLPLRVGIVIDASTSIRSRFQFEQQSATEFLLGVVKSRSDRAFVMGFDSTPDVTQDWTNNLDALQTGVNKLRPGGGTALFDAVYTACRDKLLDVSRGQEPVRRAMVLVSDGNDNQSRAYVDDAIKMCQRSETIIYAISTNWTPSRGKGDDVLQKMAEATGGRAFFPPSVDEMALGFSSIQEELRSQYALTYTPADFKADGAFRTIYLFANDRRYQVRARKGYFSPKQ
- a CDS encoding RluA family pseudouridine synthase, which codes for MSEMESLLVPIEAAGWRLDQFLAGQLSGVSRSRVQQLVEQGDVLVEGKREKASLKLRGGEHVVVTGQQQVTPLEARAEDIPLEIVYEDDDLAVVNKPAGMMVHAGSGATDEARSGGTLVNALLHRFATLSTVGGELRPGIVHRLDKETSGLIIIAKNDAAHEALAEMFASRKITKTYVALVQGVLPEDGATIQAPISRDSVRRTRMTTRRLDGTRHAVSHYRVVERLETRFGAFTLTRVRIETGRTHQIRVHMASISHPVVGDTLYGAPAKIIALPLSTTRKAAREVLKLERNFLHSSELEFSHPITGKEIRLTSPLPRELDEFLARLRTPVTEERPVGSGRAED
- a CDS encoding DUF4870 domain-containing protein, which encodes MQENVAGLLCYVLGWLTGIIMLLVDKRPFVRFHAAQSIVVFGTLFVLRVVLGFAFIGSYHYGFFAVEGLISLALSLITLAAWIVLMVMAYQGRRFEVPIAAGIAQSIAGKVA
- a CDS encoding EF-hand domain-containing protein, producing MLTRTQTLGLAAALAAVFAVGALVKTAGAAAQAGSQSAPAFTPQSQPVAAGEFEAKRLLVLIDADKSGTVSKKEFMDFMSAEFDRLDVNHDGVLDVKELEQSQLMQAHRGGGHR
- a CDS encoding S10 family peptidase → MPVLSALILVAGLGFPFLSTSASAQADKDKAPATDKDKGASGASDKNALPPLPADAHVQQSIDFDGKPLKYTVTVGTLPVRDKDGKTSGEVVFTSYVAEGSNRPVTFALNGGPGASSVYLNFGAIGPKTLKVGNEGDSPSDPATLNDNPGTWLDFTDLVFIDPVGTGFSRSLVSPEETKKQFYSTTPDIEYLSRVIYDWLVKNDRLASRKYLVGESYGGFRGPRITHFLQSQLGVAMNGVVLVSPYLNPAQDDNGDLSPIPWMVTLPSITAAHLEREGKLTPAAMADVIAYTQGEYATDLLKGHSDPEATPRLIKKVTDLTGLDPAFVKYSGGRLETGAYLREAHREEGKLSSVYDSNVTSFDPFPFAPDQRANDPILASIIAPTTTAMVDFVTRTVGWKIDARYNALSYDVNRQWDRGDDLRKGSVPDLREAVAADPKLRVLIVHGWNDLSCPFMGSVLTVDQMPVMGDPARVAVREYPGGHMFYTRPASREQLHSDVKAMFNQH
- a CDS encoding catalase family peroxidase yields the protein MPLPNDEKLLALANDLLQQFDQIFGLNPGLRPAHAKGMMLKGIFHPAPAAASLSRAPHFTRESTPVSVRFSNSTGVLLIPDNDPNADPRGLAVRFHLAERVHTDIVSHSTDGFPTHTGAEFLEFLRALASTKPDSPHPNPIEVYLGGHPTALAFVQTPKPAPSSFARETYYGVTAMRFLNTNGASRHGRYRIIPEAGNDHVSAEAAAAKSANYLFAELDERVAKAPIRFRIAVQLANEGDEVNNATIHWPADREILEIGSLELTEKVGDDAAEQKHIIFDPIPRVDGIEPSDDPLLELRAAIYLLSGRRRRAA
- a CDS encoding putative bifunctional diguanylate cyclase/phosphodiesterase, with translation MIASYHLNLVALSLVVAILASHTALDVSRRVSAIRQAGRPHHLWLIGGSTAMGIGIWSMHFIGMLAVSMSMQVGYDPGVTAYSLLIAIVVSCLALYVVVNHNRLSRTAFLGGGILMGLGIACMHYTGMAAMQMRPAIRYDPWLFAASVLIAILASWAALWIAFSLRNPDQSHFLLKRIMAAVVMGFAIAGMHYTGMSAMALSSGTICLAAHGIDQEHLALAVAAGTLTAFGLAFLFFLLEMRFSLVALDPLTGLHNRATFMKRMECAIRSSRHTGRPVALMFLDLDGFKLVNDSFGHMVGDMVLKAFSQHLRRCTRSSDILARIGGDEFVMLIPDLHEAGNVASVAANITSRLQDCVLKGGASVRVTTSIGIAIFPQDGESAELLLKHADIAMYAAKDKGRNGYCLFKPDMSEAADRVLSIQRGLDEAIERKQLSLHFQALFDSSTRAIASAEALLRWKHPDMGDISPAEFIPIAERSGQIIPIGKWVIREACDHLRRWTRAGLPSVKLAINLSPHQLSQPNFVEMVHAIFVESAVSPHQAIFEITETVAMQDAEKTTGIIHHFQSLGFDIAIDDFGTGYSSLAYLQQFRSKQLKMDRFFTHGLDSHGDEGVALVSAIIALAHSLKINVVAEGVETRTQLARLQSLACDQLQGFLLARPLNAADFEDLLRCRTADHHVIEFHARPSDQNGMKDKTA
- a CDS encoding cell division protein ZapA — translated: MVQRNKPFGKAPSHPAAKSEQSYVTVEIYDQTYHLSGPDNVQVQRLAARVDARMRAVASTGRTADSLRVAVLAALNLADELARAEDRLLKLEGSLDAAESASLHIRAINLRGLLDTVLDEERKTGS
- a CDS encoding prolipoprotein diacylglyceryl transferase, which gives rise to MLFQIGPLVVPSYGACAALGVLLALWLAQFTAQRAGLNPRHAWNIVVLAVFASLAVSRLVLIAMNLSDLRKHPSWLLAVAMVHHPLLAAVGIGGGTAAVWGYVRWAKLPLRAVTDCLVAPLSVGMAAEQVGALLAGSDFGRDSASSSVFAAITYSNELAARWSGTPLGVPLYPVQAYAAIGALLLAAIACCWLFLSRRKGDATGVWFVGAGLILFVTEIFRDWEGRGVVFAGLADIPQLVGLGMVLLGGVVLIDWRSLIPAAGKVRNV